A single window of Ignavibacteriota bacterium DNA harbors:
- a CDS encoding GlsB/YeaQ/YmgE family stress response membrane protein produces the protein MGILSWIIVGGIAGWLSTKIIAPKNKKGCFGNIILGIVGAFVGGFVVSKFGGYGVTDFNIHGILVATLGAVIILWIAKLIND, from the coding sequence ATGGGTATATTAAGCTGGATTATAGTAGGCGGAATCGCCGGATGGCTTTCTACAAAAATTATTGCTCCAAAAAATAAAAAGGGTTGTTTTGGGAATATTATTTTAGGAATTGTAGGAGCGTTTGTAGGCGGTTTTGTAGTTTCAAAATTTGGCGGATACGGAGTTACGGATTTTAACATTCACGGTATTTTAGTTGCCACTTTAGGCGCTGTAATAATTTTATGGATCGCTAAATTAATTAACGATTAA
- a CDS encoding (d)CMP kinase, whose translation MQKYIIVAIDGPAASGKSTVAKKLADKLKFLYVDTGAMYRAITYFAQEENIENNEQAVIDAVKKLNLELKYNNGITSVFIDGLDITEKIRTPKVNSKVSDISRIKEVRTELVKLQRKFGENNNLIVEGRDTTTVVFPNADVKIYLTADAKERAKRRFIEYKDKGIDVSQDEVEKSLLNRDAIDSTREVSPLTKAEDAFEIDTTNLTVDQEIDKIVEKIKNIKSKI comes from the coding sequence ATGCAAAAATATATAATTGTCGCAATTGATGGTCCTGCCGCAAGTGGTAAAAGTACCGTTGCCAAAAAGCTTGCGGACAAACTCAAATTTTTATACGTCGATACCGGCGCAATGTATCGTGCAATTACGTATTTTGCCCAAGAAGAGAATATTGAAAATAATGAACAAGCAGTAATTGATGCAGTAAAAAAATTAAATTTAGAATTAAAATACAATAACGGCATAACAAGTGTCTTTATTGACGGTTTGGATATTACTGAAAAAATCAGAACACCGAAGGTTAATTCTAAAGTCAGCGACATTAGTAGAATAAAAGAAGTTAGAACAGAATTAGTGAAATTGCAGAGAAAATTCGGCGAAAATAATAATCTTATTGTTGAAGGCAGAGATACAACAACGGTTGTTTTTCCCAACGCCGATGTAAAAATTTATTTAACTGCCGACGCGAAAGAAAGAGCAAAACGCAGATTTATTGAATATAAAGATAAGGGAATTGACGTTTCGCAGGATGAAGTTGAAAAAAGTTTACTGAACAGAGACGCAATCGACAGTACTCGAGAGGTTAGTCCATTGACCAAAGCAGAAGATGCTTTTGAAATTGACACAACAAATTTAACTGTCGATCAAGAAATTGACAAAATTGTTGAAAAAATTAAAAATATAAAAAGCAAAATTTAA
- a CDS encoding inositol monophosphatase — translation MLDKIISVSKEAGEIIKNGFKSNISIEFKTDASNIVTNIDKASEKVITDFIKKEYPNHTIIAEETGLNEKNSEYKWIIDPLDGTTNFAHGLPIFSISIGVQKNEETIYGVIYDVMQDKVFSAEKGSGAFENNVKIKVSENSNLSESLLVTGFPYEVKNNYEEAIIHFTTFLKKSRAVRRLGSAAIDFCFVANGVFDGFWESKLNSWDVCAGLILVEEAGGKISNYSGNPVTVNSPNFLATNGKVHSQMIEVLKSK, via the coding sequence ATGCTAGATAAGATCATCTCCGTTTCTAAAGAAGCCGGCGAAATAATAAAGAACGGATTTAAAAGCAATATTTCAATTGAATTTAAAACCGATGCTTCAAATATTGTGACAAATATAGATAAAGCTTCTGAAAAAGTTATTACAGATTTTATTAAAAAGGAATATCCAAATCATACAATTATTGCTGAAGAAACCGGGCTTAACGAGAAAAATTCAGAATATAAATGGATTATAGATCCGCTTGACGGTACCACAAATTTTGCGCATGGATTGCCTATATTTTCTATTTCAATTGGTGTTCAGAAAAATGAAGAAACTATTTATGGTGTTATATACGATGTGATGCAGGATAAAGTATTTTCCGCTGAAAAAGGTTCAGGAGCTTTTGAAAATAACGTTAAAATAAAAGTTAGTGAAAATTCAAATTTATCTGAAAGTTTATTAGTAACCGGGTTTCCTTATGAAGTTAAAAATAATTACGAAGAAGCCATAATTCATTTTACTACATTTTTAAAAAAATCGCGAGCTGTACGAAGATTGGGTTCAGCGGCTATTGACTTTTGCTTTGTTGCAAATGGTGTTTTTGACGGTTTCTGGGAATCAAAATTAAATTCGTGGGATGTTTGCGCGGGTTTAATTTTGGTTGAAGAAGCCGGTGGTAAAATATCAAATTACAGCGGAAACCCTGTAACAGTAAATTCACCAAATTTTTTGGCAACTAACGGCAAGGTTCATTCTCAAATGATAGAAGTTCTAAAAAGTAAATAA